A region of Pleionea litopenaei DNA encodes the following proteins:
- a CDS encoding nucleotidyltransferase domain-containing protein has translation MSRDWESIFSRWAQGPSQTEQERAENAERQIRQAIQNSSKLQSRNIKVITQGSYRNRVNVRKDSDVDIGVICYDAFFPEYPDDNVKAELNKSFSDGTYSYLTFKNELEEALVARFGRASVSRGSKSFDIKENTYRVESDVAAFFEHRRYMSTTRYLSGVEMRPDDGKPFIVRNWPEQHYSNGVSKNDATSRRYKRVVRILKTLSNEMAENGIKSAKDAPSFLIECLVFNASNSCFNYSTYNQMVRAVLAETFNNTINDEKCSEWGEVSELKYLFRGSQPWTRQEAHQFLSDAWDYIGYE, from the coding sequence ATGAGTAGGGATTGGGAGTCAATTTTTTCAAGATGGGCGCAAGGGCCAAGTCAAACTGAGCAGGAGCGAGCTGAAAACGCAGAACGCCAAATCAGGCAGGCAATTCAAAATAGCTCTAAGCTTCAAAGTCGAAATATAAAAGTAATTACTCAAGGTTCTTACAGAAATCGGGTAAATGTAAGAAAAGATAGTGACGTTGATATCGGTGTAATTTGTTATGACGCTTTTTTCCCAGAATATCCTGACGATAACGTCAAAGCAGAATTGAATAAAAGTTTTAGCGATGGCACTTACTCTTATTTGACTTTTAAAAATGAGCTTGAAGAAGCTCTAGTTGCTCGATTTGGTAGAGCTTCCGTATCTAGAGGTAGTAAGTCTTTCGACATTAAGGAAAACACTTATCGGGTAGAGTCAGACGTAGCAGCGTTCTTTGAACATAGAAGGTATATGTCTACCACTAGGTACTTATCAGGCGTAGAAATGCGGCCTGATGATGGCAAACCGTTTATCGTACGAAATTGGCCAGAGCAACATTATTCTAATGGCGTATCAAAGAACGACGCTACATCCAGAAGATACAAGCGCGTTGTTCGAATTCTTAAAACTCTATCCAATGAAATGGCCGAAAATGGTATCAAGTCAGCCAAAGACGCTCCCAGCTTTTTGATCGAATGCTTAGTTTTTAATGCTTCAAACTCCTGCTTCAACTATTCAACATATAACCAAATGGTTCGTGCAGTTCTTGCTGAAACTTTTAACAATACAATTAATGATGAAAAATGTTCTGAATGGGGTGAAGTTAGTGAGCTTAAGTACTTATTTCGAGGCTCACAGCCTTGGACGAGGCAGGAAGCGCATCAGTTCTTAAGCGATGCATGGGACTACATAGGTTACGAGTAA
- a CDS encoding amidohydrolase, whose protein sequence is MNPAKPTADAIAIRDGKFVAVGNLDEVSATVGKDAYLDQSFDGKVVMPGFVEQHVHPVLAALAMNMTVISIEDWDTIDGFSAAVRDEKSYHTRLIEALTTHKDKTKPFITWGYHHYFHGEMSRELLDKLAPDFPVFVWHRSQHEFYLNTSALKLTGIDEAYVSGLGASAMSMIDMSKGHFFEQGVIGILPKLTPYLASAEQFRRGLEYTEIYYHRNGITLACEPGGFLSQKLQEAVNAVYSDDDTPFNHCFIGDGKSFYAVKPDDQTSLLAETRKVESWGNGRTWYLPGQVKLFTDGAIYGQLMQMKDGYTDGHHGAWIIDPPEFGFMFQTYWDADYQIHVHNNGDAGMDVLLAELEKAMKRKPRKNHRTVLVHFGFAQPEQVKRWIELGGIVSSNPYYVTALAGRYAKLGIGPERSANMVPNGDVLKYGGSLSFHSDMPMAPAKPMQLVWSAVNRLTAEGEVTGQRHKVPLDIALRAITIDAAYSIQMENKVGSIEIGKDANLTVLEQSPYEVAPEKLKDIQVWGTMLEGRLQPVEHSPKKTKSILGTNISNESLGETVQSAVTERLTRLLSHEHVDRN, encoded by the coding sequence ATGAATCCGGCTAAACCGACAGCCGACGCTATTGCGATACGTGACGGGAAATTCGTGGCTGTTGGTAATTTGGATGAAGTCAGTGCGACGGTTGGCAAAGATGCGTATCTCGATCAATCATTTGATGGCAAAGTAGTAATGCCTGGATTTGTTGAGCAACACGTTCATCCAGTTCTAGCTGCGTTGGCAATGAACATGACGGTTATATCAATTGAGGATTGGGATACGATTGATGGGTTCTCTGCTGCGGTGCGCGACGAGAAGAGTTACCACACGCGCTTAATCGAAGCACTCACAACGCATAAAGATAAAACGAAGCCTTTCATTACCTGGGGGTATCACCATTACTTCCATGGAGAAATGTCACGCGAGTTGCTTGATAAGTTAGCTCCGGATTTTCCTGTCTTCGTATGGCACCGCTCACAGCATGAATTTTACCTAAATACATCAGCGCTTAAGTTGACTGGTATCGACGAGGCTTATGTCTCCGGCCTAGGGGCGAGTGCAATGTCAATGATTGATATGTCGAAGGGACATTTCTTCGAACAAGGCGTGATTGGAATTCTGCCAAAACTGACCCCTTACCTAGCGTCAGCGGAGCAATTTAGACGAGGACTTGAATATACTGAAATTTATTACCATCGCAACGGTATCACTCTTGCCTGTGAGCCCGGCGGGTTTCTTTCCCAAAAATTGCAAGAAGCCGTCAACGCTGTATATTCGGATGATGATACGCCGTTCAATCACTGCTTTATTGGTGACGGAAAAAGCTTTTATGCAGTAAAGCCCGATGACCAAACCAGTCTTCTAGCAGAGACACGCAAGGTTGAGAGTTGGGGCAATGGTCGCACATGGTATTTACCTGGTCAGGTAAAACTTTTTACTGATGGCGCAATCTATGGCCAGCTTATGCAGATGAAAGATGGGTATACCGACGGTCACCATGGTGCTTGGATCATCGACCCGCCAGAATTTGGTTTCATGTTCCAGACATATTGGGATGCTGACTATCAAATCCACGTACATAATAACGGTGATGCGGGTATGGATGTATTGCTAGCCGAGCTAGAAAAGGCTATGAAGCGTAAGCCTCGCAAAAACCACCGTACGGTGCTAGTGCATTTCGGTTTTGCCCAGCCGGAACAGGTTAAACGTTGGATCGAGCTTGGCGGTATCGTGAGCTCGAACCCATACTATGTGACGGCGCTAGCTGGACGTTATGCCAAGCTGGGTATCGGCCCTGAACGCTCAGCTAACATGGTTCCGAATGGAGATGTTTTAAAATACGGCGGCTCGCTTTCTTTCCATTCTGACATGCCGATGGCGCCAGCGAAGCCGATGCAACTCGTATGGTCGGCAGTCAATCGGCTTACCGCAGAAGGGGAAGTCACAGGACAACGGCATAAGGTTCCACTCGATATTGCTTTACGAGCAATCACTATAGATGCCGCATACTCTATTCAGATGGAGAACAAAGTTGGGTCGATTGAAATAGGCAAGGACGCAAATTTGACTGTGTTAGAACAGAGTCCATACGAAGTGGCTCCAGAAAAACTTAAAGACATTCAAGTGTGGGGGACGATGTTAGAAGGACGTTTACAGCCAGTGGAGCATTCTCCGAAAAAAACTAAATCGATTCTTGGAACGAATATATCTAATGAATCACTTGGGGAGACAGTTCAGAGTGCGGTAACAGAGAGACTAACGAGGCTGTTATCTCATGAGCATGTAGACAGAAATTAG